GACTTGTCCTGCAGAAAATTGCAGTACTATTCTTACctgaaaaaaattcaaaatattaaaacattaaaaattttaacgaaCTAAAACTGTTTCCTTCAGCTTTTCCCGACATAGAGTAAAGTGCGAAATGGACTGGAATCGGCTACACTGAATACTTTCCGTTATGGACATTAATCGtatccttatgataggtttcTTATTGTGTGTTTCTGTCATTTGAGCTGTTTTTTCCTTCAAGATGATCAAAAAGATTCGCTGTCAAGATGAAAATAAGAAGTTTTCTTACCATAGGGGGAGAaagtaaaattaaatttgtttaCGGTTTTTGGTTGTTAGTCTGTCGAAAATGTTACACCTTTTCCTGTACAACCGGGGGTAGTCTTATCTACCTACTTTGACCTTACTTCGGCGAAAAGAGTTACACGACCTTTACCAGCGGTTGGGGGAAAAGGTTAGTATGCTACCCTAGTTCAACCCCCCTCCCAAATGTTTCAAGGACTTTTCCCAGTTGTTCGAAAGTATAAATTGCAGCAACACTGCAAACCACCATCAGTCTCTTATGGTTGGTACTCTGAAGTTCACCAAAAATGCCGTTCTCCAATAGTGTTGTAACTGTAATCGGCATGTGTTCGGTGTGCCATAATAGCTATGAGTCTGACGAACGTCCCCCAAAATTTCTTAACTGCCACCATCGATATTGTCTGGAGTGTTGCGTTGTAAGTCactctcttttttattcttttttttttttttttttttttgcctgtgTACACGTGTATTCAACGTATAAAACCTAATGTGATGATTATGCCTGTGATTTCAGATGATTGCactcatgttttttttttgtcatttagaATCTGGTCGATGAAAACCACATTAAGTGTCCTCAGTGTCGCAGATTCACTCCGGTTAGTGCTGGGAGAATCTCTGTGAATGAGGATCTCCAAACCGATCACGATTTGATGGCCCTACTTCTCAATTTTCCACATTCTGCTGTTACCACTCAACCACAGCCATCGACTTCACGTTCAGCAGAACTACCTGGTGGAAGCGGTGCCATGAGTCTGTATGATGCAGTAACTGAAGTACCGACATCCGAAGCTTCATCTAGCGATACTTCAACTAGtgaaaaaatcagaaaatccagaaaaaaaaataaaacaaaaaaaccaaaaaaaaggagcaagAGAGCCAGGTCTAGCTCCAGTGAAACTTCTTCATCATCGGAAAGCAGTGCATCGGACAGTTcgtcagaagaagaaaaattcaagaagaagagaaaagcctttaaaaaaaagagacattCTTGTGTAAAAAGCGAATTAGACGCTTTAATGAGGACATCAAAGTCCGCAATcttcaataaacaaaaaaaaggtgagttTACTTATGGTTTATATTATAAAATTACCGCactgaaaataattttattttttatctcgttttcttagaaaaaaaaaaaagaaaaggaaaattcttTCCTGAAAGACCTCTTTTTAGTTCCAGAAGCCGATGCCCGGGAACTTCCTGAGACGACTCAACACGGTAGTTTGGAGCGTGCTGGATTGGGCCTGAGATGTGATGTGGAATTCAAGTGTGGCGGCTCATCAAATCACGTTCTTCGGGTATTTAAAAGGTATATtaatttactatttttttgtattgcttgaaattaatttattaaatattattGCACTCAAAGGATTTTCCCTCGCCTAGAAGAGGTCAAGCGCTTCTATATTTGTACAAAAGCCCAGGGTGTGAGTCGCAACTTAACAATCCAACATTATTCCACTCCATCGGCTCCCGTGCTTAAGGTAAAAATTCAACTTCAAATTAGTAGGTACTTACCTTAGTTGATGTGgcttaaaattaatttatcaTTATTGCAGCGCTTGTCCGGCAAGCTGGTCGTGTTGGTACCCCTAAAGGCATCACTCCCTTACGAGTCATCAGATGAAGGGGTAGACTGTGACGTTTGTCAACAAACTGTTCCAATCCGGCAGTGGGCGCATCATATTGATCGTTGTACAGAGCAAGCCTTCCGcacaacgaaaagaaaaacgtattGAATTAATTTATTGTTAAATTTATGTTTAAAACTGTTGTTTATGTGGTACAGAATGTGGTTTGAACACAGAAAAAATTCAGAATTACACTAAGACATAACgtgaaattgttttatttttaacaaacTCTCCTACCCCTATCGTTTATAAGCAACCTTGGAGCAGATAAACAATTTTAAGCAAATGTTGCTTATTATtacaaaatgatggaaatgtgagtaaaaaaaattgggaataTAGTTGCAGGACATCTTCCGTGTTAATTTGCATAAGACGATCAGGAAATCtggaatgaataaaaaaattcaaagcaaGAGGCACTTGAATTTATGCAAATAATGATTAAGAGTACCATAACGTGTTAATCTTCGTTACTTTTAAGAAGTCAGTAACAGATTTGTTGGTGTTGATTTCCACCAACGGAACAACCTACTCTTCAGCTGGACAATCATCATTAGTAAGGTGAATGAGAGTTCACAACCATTTTAACTCCAAGCCTCGTTCTTAGTGCAGATCTGGTACACGAGTAGTTGAAGAGCTTCCGAAGACATTGTGCTATACATATTTCTGACACTTATATGCTTTCTTGCCATAAATTTCCAAAGCCTCTTGTAGGGCATATTAACTTCATCTGCGATTTCTCGAACCAGGAAACCGAGatctaaataaataaaatattaacaaGAAAAACTATGCAGATTCATAACAATGTGTGAACATACTTAAATACCTGTGGACCTGAGACTCTAATTTAGCCTCGTCCATTTCAACGGCGAGATAAACTGGTATGTTTTTGCAACAAGCGAACCGTATTGAAAACCAGTAATTGATGAATGTTgagaaaaccaaaacaaatttaCAATCACAGACACATTCACATGTAATTGTCACTGTCACGATAAAATCGATATTAATGGTTGGAAATGGTTATAGGAATCGATAGTGATTCAGCTCCTCCTCCAGTGGGTGGGATTTCAAAAAAGGTGCGTACcgtggccgctagatggcgttgttgGATGGTGATTATTttctgcaaaaaaaataaatagccCTAGCCGAGGTGCTGAAATTTTAGGGGGtaatttggcgttccgtaatttggcgttccgtaGAAGAAACAGTATgagttatttttttacaagaaagTCGGGCTTACTTCGCTTATGGAAAGGTGGGAGGGTTTCAACCATAGACTTCAACTTTCAAGTTTGGTTTCAAAGTGGGTGGTGCCTTGACCATATTTTCTAGACATCTAGGAGAGAAATAACTAACTCCATAGAATTTTTATGGGTGTCAGCTATCCcgtcagctgttccatttcgcGTGGCTTTGGACTGAGGATGGATGCTTAAACGTACGTGTCTCCTCTTGAAATTCAGGATGGATGCTTAAACAACCGTCTCTCTTCTTGAAATTTCACCACCGATTCCGTTTTTTTAGCTGCATCTTTGAATTCAATCAATGCAGAGTTGTCACAGGTATTATGGCAAAAATTTATGTCAAAGAAACATTGTACCACATTTATTTTAAAGTTTTAAAGTTTTTAAGGAGGAGCATGGCTTGGCTTTCTAACACGTTTTCATTCCGTTAGTCTAATACACCCATTTTGTACTAATGGTGATAAGTAAAGAAAGTAGTTCTATATAATCTTTTTCCCTATCTAGATCTCGAAGATTCTTGGAGGTGACATTATGTGATGttagaatttattgttaacagttcaaggttttttttaaattgtacttTCAGATCTTCGGGATTCACCTGATGTGCTGTGGTGGCCGCAGAATCATTCAGTGACGAAGGAATGCTGTTGTTGTTCTGTTAGTTAAATACAATATTTCCAGTATTAATCTTGCATCGGTGAATTATTAGCTCACGTACAAGAAACAAAGACAAGTTCAAGATGATTTTGGTCTTGACATTGATCTTTACTGGCTAGTTGAGTTTGTCACATTTGACGTCACGTACATTGCAAGTCAATGAAAAACTTTAATCTGGAAGATTCTTTAACAGTTGTTGTTTTATGATTCATTGGGGGGGTTTTAAGACAAAAAGTGAATTTCTTAGTTGGATTGTAAAAATCGACGGTTTGAGGTTTAGTAAAATCGATTGATAAAACGATTtatcaatttaaaaatatctataatttaaaaatattttatatcgttaaatgaaatacaaaacgAAGTAAATTAAATTagaattgtttttattgtcccacctccacccaacaattccaccactattttacataaTTTACATTACATACATAATTACATACATATAAACACATACATACATAATTACATACATAAAAACACATACagatatatatacatatacaattaacaagttaacccgttggctgccaggccatgcaacccgtaggttgcttaaactactATTGCTACGCATCACGTCAgaaggatcgcgaacaagaggggacttgtccgaagacaagtccgggctggcACGGTGATAGAAACCATtccgggaatgcacacccctgGAAATCTATCACCGCgccgacaaagagaagtccctactggtgcattgcctacggcgccTAAAGGCGCGGCGACTGTTCCCCCCATGGCCatggggcagaacagcgcccggtccctacaagctacaaaaaaaatgggacgcaaacggggtggcagccaacgggttaacttaaacattacaatgcaaaacaaaacaataccaggGCGACGATCCACGGTGAACTCCCTCCATCGCTGTGGGGTGTCTGCTGAGCTGCATCCCTTTTTCGGTCGAATTTTCCGTAAAGGGCGATGGCGAAGACGGCAATAGGGCAATGGCGAAGACGAAAACGGCGACGAGACGATGGCAAAGGCAAAGGCGAAGACTGTGAAGAGACGATGGCAAAGGCAAAGGCGAAGGCTGCGAAGAGACGATGGCAAAGGCAAAGGCGA
This sequence is a window from Daphnia magna isolate NIES linkage group LG7, ASM2063170v1.1, whole genome shotgun sequence. Protein-coding genes within it:
- the LOC116935506 gene encoding uncharacterized protein LOC116935506, yielding MPFSNSVVTVIGMCSNLVDENHIKCPQCRRFTPVSAGRISVNEDLQTDHDLMALLLNFPHSAVTTQPQPSTSRSAELPGGSGAMSLYDAVTEVPTSEASSSDTSTSEKIRKSRKKNKTKKPKKRSKRARSSSSETSSSSESSASDSSSEEEKFKKKRKAFKKKRHSCVKSELDALMRTSKSAIFNKQKKEVKRFYICTKAQGVSRNLTIQHYSTPSAPVLKRLSGKLVVLVPLKASLPYESSDEGVDCDVCQQTVPIRQWAHHIDRCTEQAFRTTKRKTY